TTCCAATGCTTGCGCGAGTGCCTCCAGATCGAGTCCGGTTTGCGGATCGACAGGTATCTCAACTGCGCGCAAATCGAGCCTTTCGATGGCCTGCAACGCGGCATAGAAGCCGGGCGACTCGACGGCCACTACGTCGCCGGGTCGCGTCACCGCCATCAGGCAAAGATTCAGCGCTTCGAGCGCGCCATTGGTGACGACGATTTCATCGAGCGGTTGCGACAGGCCCATGCCCAGATAACGCAACGCGATCTGCTGACGCAAAACCTCGTTGCCCGGCGGCAAATCAACCACCGTGCTCCACGGGTTCATCGTGCGCGAGGTTTGCGCCAACGACTTCGACAGGCGCTGCAATGGAAAGAGCACGGGCGAAGGGAACGCCGAGCCAAGCGGCACCACGCCCGTGTGTTTCGCCGCTTCGAGCACGCTGAAGACGAGTTCGCTGATATCGACCTTCGCCGACTCGGTCAGCGCGCGCTTCGGACTTGCCTCGCGCGTGTCGCGAACGGCCGCTCCCGGCGCAACATAATAGCCGGAGCGTTCCTGCGCGCGAATGAGTCCCCACTCTTCGAGCAGATAGTAAGCACGAAACGCCGTCGACTGGCTCACGCCATGTTGCGCAATCACCTGCCGCAACGAAGGCATGCGCGCGCCGACCGCGACGCTGCCCGAGCGGATCTCAGCCGCCATCGTATTGGCGAGTGCTTCATATCGGTTCATTCGGGATTTCGCATTGCCGTGCGCTTATGACAAGGAGCTTTTTATACTAATCGGACCACGCGTGCTCAATCAACCCGATTGACCTGTCTTGCGTCTCATCGACAGAAACACGATCGCTGCAGAAACGGCCGCGACGCTCGCCGCTGCGTAGAAGGCATGCGCGAATCCTTCGCCGTAGCTCGAACGTGCAACATCGACGAGAGCATCGAACGACGCCGGCGGGTACAGCGCGAATGCACGCGCGAAGTCGCCTGCCATCACACGCTCCGCAAAGCCATGTATGAAGGGCAGATGTGTCTGCGCCATCCGTGCCGTCAACGTCGAACGCACGCCCTCTGCGAGCACGGCGCCGAGTCCGGAAAAACCGAGCAGGATCCCCGTGAAGCGCGACGTCGTGCTGATACCCGACGCCATGCCCGCCCGTTCGCGCGGCACCGTGCCCATGATCGCCTTTTGCGTTTCTCCATTCAGCAAGCCGCCGCCGCTGCCGAGCAAGGCCATCGCTACCATCAGCCATACGTGATCGGTGCTGCGCGCCGCGAGCGTCATCGCGAGATTGCCGCACGCAACGACCGCGAGGCCAAGCGTCAGAATCTGGCGCGAATCCATCCGCTCCGCGAGCTTGCGCCCCAACTGCGGCAAGAGCAGCATCGCCAGCGCAAACGGCAGCATGCCCACGCCGGCGCTCAGCGCGGTCTCGCCGTGCGCATTCTGAAGAAAGAGCGGCAACAGCGACGCCATCACTTGCGCGGACGATGCATAAGCGAACATCGCCACGATCGCGCCGACAAAAGGCAGCGAACGAAACAGCGCAAGGTCGAGCATCGGATGCGCGCGCCGGCGTTCCATCCATACAAACAGCGCGAACAGAACCACACCGGCGCAGGCGCGCAACGCAACCGCTGCGCTGAACCATCCATGCTCGGGGCCGAGAATCAGCGCCCACGTCAGTGAAAACATCGCGGCCGCAAAAAGCGCGATACCAGGCAGATCCAGCGCACGCGTCGTCGGATCGCGCGACTCGTCGACGATGCGCACTACGCCTGTCGCCAGCAGCCCGCAAATGGGCACATTGATCGCAAACGCCCAACGCCAGCCGAGCCATGCGCTGATCAGGCCGCCGATCAGCGGCGACAGCACCATCGTCAGCCCCATGATGCCACCCCACACGGCCCACGCTCGTGTGCGTTCGTGCTCGTGATGAAACGCGTGACCGATGATCGCGAGTGCAGGTGCGAGCAGGAAGGCGGCGCCAACGCCTTGCGCGGAACGCGCGATGTAGAGCAACGTCGCGCTACGCACGACGCTGCATGCGAGCGAGGCCGCGGCGAACAGCGCAATGCCCAGCAGAAACACTCGCTTGCGGCCATAGCGGTCGGCAAGCGAACCGGCCGGCAACAACAGCGCGGCAAAACAAAGCACGTAGGCGCTGATCACCCATTCGATATCGGCGAACGAAGCATTCAGGTCGCGCGCGATACCAGGCAGCACAATGCCGACCACGTTAGTGTCGAGCACCGTCATCGCGCAGCCCATCGACGCAATGAGCAACAGCGGCGTGCCGTGAGAGGCGGATCGAGACGTGGAAATCGAACTCATCATAAGGGTCCGGCGAAAAGGCAGAGACAACGAAAGGCTGCATTCCAACAGTTTTTCCTGTTCCGCACATTGCGGGATCACATCGATATAATTAGGTCAAAACTAACAGGCGGCATCGAGATCCGATGGAACTCAGGCATCTTCGTTACTTCGTCGCGGTCGCCGAACGGCTACATTTCGGACAGGCCGCGGAAGCACTCGGCATCGCACCGCCAACGCTCACCGTGCAAATCCAGGCGATGGAGCGCGCCTTGCAGGCGCAACTGTTTCGGCGCACCCGCCGCTCCGTCGCGTTGACGTCTGCCGGCGAAGCGTTTCTTGCCGAAGCGCGCGAGACCATCGCACAGTTCGAGCGCACAGTGAACGTGGGCGAGCGCGCCGGACGCGGCGAACTGGGGCGTATCCGTATCGGCTACGTCGGCTCGGCGGCTTTTTCCGGGGTGTTGCAAAAACAGCTTCGCGCGTTCCGCAAGTCGCGGCCGAACGTGCTCGTGCAGGCAACCGAGCATCCGATGGGCGAACTGCCCGCGCTTCTCGAAGAAGGCCGTGTCGACATCGCGTTCGTGCGTCTGCCCGTCGATCTGCCGCCGGCGCTGCGCGCGCATGTGCTGGTTCGCGATGCCTTTTGCGTGGCCTTGCCCGCCGAGCATTCGCTGGCGGCTGTCCCCGGGCCGGTCAAGGCGCGTTGGCTCGCAGGTGAAAGCTTCGTCGTGCCGGAGCAGGATCTTGGCACGCGCGAGGTCGCGCGGCGCGGCCGCTTCAGTCCGCGCATCGTCAGCACGCCTGGCTCGCTGCTGGCCGTGTTGACGCAGGTTTCCGTAGGCGTCGGCGTTGCCGTCGTGCCCAATCTGCTGACACGCGTCGTCAATCTGCCGAATGTGGTCTTCAAGACGCTCGCGGGCGAGCCGATCGTTTCCGAAGTCGCGGCCGTCTTCCGCAAATTCGAACATGCGCCCGCCACGAAAAAGCTCATCGCGCAGATCACGGGTGCGCCGGATCAGTAGTTTCGCGGGCTTTTGCGCCGTTCGCGACCTATCATGGGATAACGGTCCCATCGCGCCCGACACGTTTCGCGGGCCGTGACTGGATCGATCCTTGCTCCACAGCACCGAAGCGAACGCCCACCGCTGGCCGTGTGGCCCAGAAGCGCGAGACTATCGCCCGGGAAGGCCGGCGCCTCTGAGCGTTCGTGAATTTCATCTGGCACTCACGGAGAAATCAAATGACCATCGAATTCACCAGCCGCCGGCACGTCGTGGCCGCATCGCGAGTCGCATTCGAAGCGACCGTCGAAGGAAAAGAGGTATGGTGCAGCGTATCAATCGACGCCCTGAACGACCACTTTGGCAACACGGGCACGTCGTCGCACGATCTGATCGCGGCGTTCGAAGGTAATCGCAGGAAAATCGAAGACGCAGCCCGGCGCGTGCTGCAACGAAATGGGGGACAGTCGGTCGAGCTGGAGACTCGCGACTTTCATTGAGGGGCGTTGAAAGAGGTATAACGTGCGCCGGATGGCAAGGACGGCGCGCGTGATGCCGCAAACAAGCGGCAAGCCCACGCAGATGCTTCGTTCGATTGCCCGGCTTCATGAGTCGCAGCGCAACGGCATCGAGGCTATAGCGGCATAGTGACAGCGAGTCGAAACGGCACGAGAAAAGAAAAGAGGCCAGACAGCACGCTCGCCCCCTTTCTCCTCGCTCAGGCCGCTTATGCGCGCGCCTTTCTTCCCGCCTTTTTCGCTGTCGTCTTCTTTCGGGCAATACCATTCGTGCCGGCGGCATTGGCACCCGCGATCAGGAATTTGTTACGGTCCTTCTCGCCTGCCAGCCACGCCGGCGCGGGACCGCGGCCGCTCCACGTCGCGCCCGTCTCGGGATGGCGATACTTCGCGGGTTGCGGACCCTTGGGCTGGCCATTGCCCGTCCCGCCCTTCACGGCGGCGTGCGTCGCAGCGGGTACCGATGCGCCAGCTACCAGGTACTTCGAACGGTCTTTCGCACCCGCGATCCAGGCCGGCGCACGGCCATGACCCGTCCACGTCGCTCCCGTCTTCGGATCGATATACCGGGCCACGCCCTTCTTCTGCACGCCTGCCGATTTCAGCGCAGGACGGCCACGCTTCTTATGGCCCAAGTGCGCGTCGATATCGGCAGTCGTCAGATCGTGCTTTGCCATTAGCGCGCGAATGGTTTCTAGCGCCGCCGTCGACTTTTTCGACACGATGGCTTCTGCCTGGGCCTGAAGCTTTTTTATCCTTGCCTGAAGTGCTTCCAGTGTAGCCATATTGAAACTCCTTTGAAGTTACCGGCACTATGCCACGGACCGATTATATATGGCTAGAGTTCAACTATTACATGAAAAGACGGCCGCTCTCCTTTGTCGGACCGGGGACTGCGACCCGGATGTCAATGCCAGGTCTTCAGATCAAACACCCAAAATGTCAAAAGACTTGCATTGGCGTTGATAATCCGACTACTCGCGCGATCCATAAGACATTAGCGCTTTTACCGGTCGCAGAGCGCTGACGTATACAAGAATAGAGCACCCGCTTTCTGTTTCCAGATAGTCGATGGCGATAGAGGCGGAAGACAAAAATTCATGGTCGCCGCTTCTTTTTTGTCCCAAATGGCGGCACTCGGCTGAGCATCCGCGTGACCCACGACGCATGCTAATCGAGAACAGGACGCACGCAAGAAAGAGCCGGGGCCGCACGCGGCAGCACCCGGCTCTCATTTGAATCGGTATGGTTTTCAGTCAGGGCACTCGCAATACACGCTCGTGCGCCAACCAGCACGCAGTCAATGATGCGCGAACGCAATGCCGTCCGCATCCCTGCGCACACCCGCCTGCGACGCGCCATTCGACGCGCTGCCATATCCGCTTTGCTGCGACGACGCGGCTTGTTGAGCCGCGATGCGGGCCTCGGCATTCTGGGATGTCCGTCGGGTAGCTATTGCGATCGTCCAGCGGGCTATAACCGGCGTCATGCAATTGCACGAGTTCTTCGCGAACTTGCGCGCGCGTGAGGGGCTCTTTGTTCAGTGCAATGCGGCAACAGAAACGCTGCGAAGTCCCTTCAAGGCAAACGGGGCCGTCGCGCACTTAGGCGCGACGGCGCGGCGCCGTAGCTTCCGTTAGCACGCCGTTAGCACCCCCTTAGCTAGCCAGCTTACGGAACGTTTCGAGCACGGCATCGCCCTTGAACGGCTTCACAATCCACCCTTTCACGCCGGCGGCCTTGCCGCGCTCCTTCATCGCGGGACTGCTTTCCGTCGTCAACATGATGATGTTGACGCTTGCGTTCGACAGTTCGCCGCGAATCTTCTCCGCCATCGTCAGGCCGTCCATGTTCGGCATGTTGACGTCGCTGACCACGAGACGGATGCCCGGCGAGGCCTTCAGCTTCGCCAATCCGTCCTTGCCGTCGACAGCCGTGTCGACATCGAGGCCGTTCTTCCTCAGAAAGCCCGCGACTTCATCGCGAACCGTACTCGAATCGTCTACTACCAGAACCTTTGCCATTGCTTACCCCGTAGCGCCAGTCGAGCGGCGCATTGATTGAAAATTCGCTCTCCGCGCATTGCGCCGGAAGCGTTCAAAAGTATTGAAGCGAGTTAGAAAAGTTCGAGCTCACCCGTGCTTTCTTCCGCTTCATCGATAGAGGCGACGAAATCGACGTGTGAGCTAGCACATACGCAAAGCGTCGCACCCAGTTGTACGTTTGCGCCGATGGTCACGCGAAAAGCCGCGAGATAGTCCGGCTTCAACTCCGTCAGATACGGCACGCACGCACCGCTCAACTGATAAGGCGTCGACATGCCGAGATCCGGAAAGAACTCGACCATCTTCTGATTGATCGCGCCACAACACAGATTGCCGACTTCCATCAGTGCTTCCGCCAATGACCGGTCTTCCGACTCGCGCAGGTAATAGTCGCGGGTTGTCTTGTCGTCGTCGAAATGCAGGACGAGCAAAAAGCGGAAGGCGATCGACGAAATCGTCAACACGACAATATGGGCCGCCAGTGCTTCGTTCGCATGCTGTGCGTCGAGCGGCGCGATCGCGCATGCGTCGGCGGAGTCGATCGGCAAACGCGTACGCGCGGAATGCAAAAAGATCCGCTCGATGCTTTCTTTCGCTTGCTGACTGATCACGTCGTCGCCTGCTCTAACCGGGATTGAATCTGACCGGCAAGCGACTCCACGCTCGCCAGCGACGCTGCAATCATCTTGCCGCCTGCCTGAATGTCCTGGAACGTCGCCGTCGTGATGAGGTCGTTGCGGTTGAGGCTGTCGTGATAGCTCTTCGACAGTTCCTGCGAGCGCGCCGCGAGCGTGCGCACTTCGCTCGCGACGATCGAAAAGCCGCGCCCCGCCGCACCTGCGCGTGCGGCTTCGATCGATGCGTTCAGCGATACGATCAGCACGTGACGCACGATCGAAGACAACTCGTTGTTCTTGGCGTGCATGTCGTGGTTCTGCGACATCAGCGAAATCATCTGCTCGTGCCAGCGCTCGAACGTGGTCGACAGGTGCCG
This Paraburkholderia phymatum STM815 DNA region includes the following protein-coding sequences:
- a CDS encoding DUF4148 domain-containing protein, which gives rise to MRDGPVCLEGTSQRFCCRIALNKEPLTRAQVREELVQLHDAGYSPLDDRNSYPTDIPECRGPHRGSTSRVVAAKRIWQRVEWRVAGGCAQGCGRHCVRASLTACWLAHERVLRVP
- a CDS encoding MFS transporter gives rise to the protein MMSSISTSRSASHGTPLLLIASMGCAMTVLDTNVVGIVLPGIARDLNASFADIEWVISAYVLCFAALLLPAGSLADRYGRKRVFLLGIALFAAASLACSVVRSATLLYIARSAQGVGAAFLLAPALAIIGHAFHHEHERTRAWAVWGGIMGLTMVLSPLIGGLISAWLGWRWAFAINVPICGLLATGVVRIVDESRDPTTRALDLPGIALFAAAMFSLTWALILGPEHGWFSAAVALRACAGVVLFALFVWMERRRAHPMLDLALFRSLPFVGAIVAMFAYASSAQVMASLLPLFLQNAHGETALSAGVGMLPFALAMLLLPQLGRKLAERMDSRQILTLGLAVVACGNLAMTLAARSTDHVWLMVAMALLGSGGGLLNGETQKAIMGTVPRERAGMASGISTTSRFTGILLGFSGLGAVLAEGVRSTLTARMAQTHLPFIHGFAERVMAGDFARAFALYPPASFDALVDVARSSYGEGFAHAFYAAASVAAVSAAIVFLSMRRKTGQSG
- a CDS encoding DUF1488 family protein, coding for MTIEFTSRRHVVAASRVAFEATVEGKEVWCSVSIDALNDHFGNTGTSSHDLIAAFEGNRRKIEDAARRVLQRNGGQSVELETRDFH
- a CDS encoding H-NS family nucleoid-associated regulatory protein, which encodes MATLEALQARIKKLQAQAEAIVSKKSTAALETIRALMAKHDLTTADIDAHLGHKKRGRPALKSAGVQKKGVARYIDPKTGATWTGHGRAPAWIAGAKDRSKYLVAGASVPAATHAAVKGGTGNGQPKGPQPAKYRHPETGATWSGRGPAPAWLAGEKDRNKFLIAGANAAGTNGIARKKTTAKKAGRKARA
- a CDS encoding response regulator, which translates into the protein MAKVLVVDDSSTVRDEVAGFLRKNGLDVDTAVDGKDGLAKLKASPGIRLVVSDVNMPNMDGLTMAEKIRGELSNASVNIIMLTTESSPAMKERGKAAGVKGWIVKPFKGDAVLETFRKLAS
- a CDS encoding methyl-accepting chemotaxis protein; protein product: MVDQYVIAAAVAGSAVGALAALYAHRWWYGRRAVALQATVLDSHNEALAQAEARHAGEIRQHEQRAHELHALVETLRDDVAQQSQSAEEARTALNALQQHRDEWLQQARRLATEAGRLRHLSTTFERWHEQMISLMSQNHDMHAKNNELSSIVRHVLIVSLNASIEAARAGAAGRGFSIVASEVRTLAARSQELSKSYHDSLNRNDLITTATFQDIQAGGKMIAASLASVESLAGQIQSRLEQATT
- a CDS encoding aminotransferase-like domain-containing protein, coding for MNRYEALANTMAAEIRSGSVAVGARMPSLRQVIAQHGVSQSTAFRAYYLLEEWGLIRAQERSGYYVAPGAAVRDTREASPKRALTESAKVDISELVFSVLEAAKHTGVVPLGSAFPSPVLFPLQRLSKSLAQTSRTMNPWSTVVDLPPGNEVLRQQIALRYLGMGLSQPLDEIVVTNGALEALNLCLMAVTRPGDVVAVESPGFYAALQAIERLDLRAVEIPVDPQTGLDLEALAQALETQPIRACWFMTNYQNPTGTTMPLEKKKALVELLARYEVPLIEDDVYGELHFQAEYPLPAIAFDRKGLVMHCSSFSKTLAPGYRIGWAAAGRFAEKVQRTKLMTTLAASIPVQAGIADYLQHGGYDRHLRKLRAALRVQLEAMNLALRRAMPEGVKWTTPSGGYFVWLELPEHVDALALHRQAIEQGVSLAPGPIFSASRNFRNCVRLNFGHPWHADIERAIRVLGDLIAQAVQQ
- a CDS encoding LysR family transcriptional regulator: MELRHLRYFVAVAERLHFGQAAEALGIAPPTLTVQIQAMERALQAQLFRRTRRSVALTSAGEAFLAEARETIAQFERTVNVGERAGRGELGRIRIGYVGSAAFSGVLQKQLRAFRKSRPNVLVQATEHPMGELPALLEEGRVDIAFVRLPVDLPPALRAHVLVRDAFCVALPAEHSLAAVPGPVKARWLAGESFVVPEQDLGTREVARRGRFSPRIVSTPGSLLAVLTQVSVGVGVAVVPNLLTRVVNLPNVVFKTLAGEPIVSEVAAVFRKFEHAPATKKLIAQITGAPDQ